In the SAR324 cluster bacterium genome, one interval contains:
- a CDS encoding ABC transporter substrate-binding protein — protein sequence MFKRLKKFATGFALTAGVCFASALAYAQTELTMYYPVAVGGPLTKIVDGIVDDFMKENPDIKVSAIYAGNYNDARIKALAALKSGQPAQLSVMFSIDIYELIEQDAIIAFDDIVSTTEDKAWLDSFYPTLMENGRTAGKTWGIPFQRSTIVMYYNKDAFREAGLDPNKPPATWDELVEAGKKLTASDGSKWGMMIPSTGYPYWMFGALSMQNDQVLMSGSGDKTFFDAAGTVDALQFWKDLGSKHKVMPEGTIEWGTLRQNFLEGKTAIMWHSTGNLTTVKNKARFDFGVAMLPANKRRGTPTGGGNFYIFKQTSEPERVAAMKLIKFMTSPERSAEWSIKTGYMGVSPAAYQTSQLKDYVVDFPYAAVARDQLNYATAELSTFQTGRIRKALDDAIQAALTGAKSPETALKEAQSTADRLLRSYR from the coding sequence ATGTTCAAGAGACTGAAAAAATTTGCGACCGGTTTTGCGCTGACTGCAGGGGTCTGTTTTGCCTCAGCATTAGCTTATGCACAAACTGAGTTGACAATGTACTATCCAGTGGCCGTTGGTGGTCCACTGACTAAAATCGTTGATGGGATCGTTGATGACTTTATGAAGGAAAACCCTGATATCAAAGTCAGCGCAATTTATGCAGGAAATTACAATGATGCCAGAATCAAAGCTCTTGCAGCCTTGAAGAGTGGGCAGCCTGCTCAGTTGTCTGTGATGTTTTCTATCGACATTTATGAATTGATTGAACAAGACGCGATCATCGCATTTGATGACATCGTCTCCACGACAGAAGACAAGGCTTGGTTGGACTCCTTCTATCCAACCCTAATGGAAAATGGCCGCACTGCTGGCAAAACTTGGGGCATTCCTTTTCAGAGATCGACTATTGTTATGTACTACAATAAGGATGCATTCCGTGAGGCAGGCTTGGATCCAAACAAGCCTCCAGCCACATGGGATGAGTTAGTGGAAGCAGGAAAAAAATTGACAGCAAGCGATGGATCAAAGTGGGGAATGATGATTCCATCCACAGGTTATCCGTACTGGATGTTTGGAGCCTTGAGCATGCAAAACGATCAAGTTTTGATGAGTGGCTCTGGGGATAAAACATTTTTTGATGCAGCAGGAACTGTGGATGCGCTTCAATTTTGGAAAGATCTTGGCTCCAAGCACAAAGTAATGCCAGAGGGAACCATTGAATGGGGTACATTGCGTCAGAATTTCTTGGAAGGTAAGACTGCGATCATGTGGCACTCAACAGGAAACCTAACAACGGTCAAGAACAAGGCTAGATTTGATTTTGGTGTTGCGATGTTACCAGCAAACAAGCGGAGAGGAACCCCAACTGGTGGAGGAAATTTTTATATTTTCAAGCAGACATCAGAACCAGAAAGGGTTGCCGCAATGAAGCTGATCAAGTTCATGACAAGTCCTGAGCGTTCAGCAGAATGGTCCATCAAAACAGGTTATATGGGTGTTAGCCCGGCTGCCTATCAGACTTCCCAGCTAAAGGACTATGTTGTTGATTTCCCCTATGCAGCTGTAGCTCGAGATCAGTTAAATTATGCAACAGCGGAACTCTCTACATTCCAAACAGGCAGAATCCGTAAGGCCTTGGATGATGCCATTCAGGCTGCCTTAACGGGTGCAAAATCACCTGAAACTGCCTTGAAGGAGGCCCAATCTACGGCTGATCGTTTACTGCGTTCTTATCGCTAA
- a CDS encoding ABC transporter ATP-binding protein has protein sequence MSGVRVENLVKQWDDFRAVDGVSFEASEGTLTVLLGPSGCGKSTILRLIAGLEFAESGRVLIDNQDVTQTDPAKRSVSMVFQSYALFPHLDVRENIIFGLKVRKIPSAEREARLRAAVEMVGLDKLLSRKPAQLSGGQRQRVALARAIVANQPVCLMDEPLSNLDAKLRAEMREEIHRLQRNLNLTMIYVTHDQTEAMSMADQVVLLKDGWIVQVGAPADLYDTPSSVFAAQFLGTPPMNILSKKVVPAFSRNPDSVELMGIRPEKIKLSNDGIPMSVDAIDYMGAETVLRLLYQDQRLMARIDGKAQVSIGESVSVNWDPVDCHGFDRNGNRICDS, from the coding sequence ATGAGTGGTGTACGAGTTGAGAATCTTGTTAAGCAGTGGGATGATTTTCGAGCTGTCGATGGGGTTTCTTTTGAGGCGTCCGAAGGCACGCTAACAGTCCTGCTAGGCCCCTCAGGTTGCGGAAAATCAACAATCCTTAGGTTGATTGCGGGATTGGAGTTTGCTGAATCTGGAAGAGTATTAATTGATAATCAAGATGTTACTCAAACAGATCCCGCGAAACGCAGTGTTTCGATGGTTTTCCAATCCTATGCACTTTTTCCTCATCTGGATGTTCGCGAAAACATCATTTTCGGCCTGAAAGTTAGAAAGATTCCCTCAGCAGAACGAGAGGCTCGTCTGCGCGCTGCAGTAGAGATGGTTGGACTAGACAAATTACTTTCCAGAAAGCCAGCTCAACTCTCAGGAGGGCAACGTCAACGAGTTGCTTTGGCTAGAGCGATTGTAGCCAATCAGCCTGTTTGCTTGATGGATGAACCGCTGTCCAATCTCGATGCAAAACTGCGAGCTGAGATGCGTGAGGAAATTCATCGACTGCAAAGGAATCTCAATCTGACGATGATCTACGTAACACATGATCAAACAGAAGCGATGTCTATGGCTGATCAGGTCGTTTTGCTGAAAGATGGTTGGATTGTTCAGGTGGGAGCACCAGCAGATCTCTATGATACACCTTCTTCTGTCTTTGCCGCTCAATTCTTGGGTACCCCTCCTATGAATATTCTATCCAAGAAGGTCGTTCCTGCTTTTTCTAGAAACCCAGACTCTGTTGAGTTGATGGGTATTCGACCAGAGAAAATCAAGCTTTCAAATGATGGCATCCCAATGAGTGTGGATGCTATTGATTACATGGGGGCTGAGACTGTTCTGCGATTGCTTTATCAGGATCAGCGTCTGATGGCCCGCATTGATGGAAAAGCTCAAGTGTCCATCGGAGAATCGGTCTCAGTCAATTGGGACCCTGTTGACTGCCATGGATTTGACAGAAATGGCAACCGAATTTGTGACTCATAG
- a CDS encoding DeoR/GlpR family DNA-binding transcription regulator: MITNFRPMDLSERQAQIADLVREEGFLHVDSLADRYNVTSQTIRRDLNIICDCGLGRRRHGGVERISGSGNLSYRSRQILARGAKENIAEKVRDCVPHHTTLAFSIGTTPEIVAATLLKHESLRIFTHNLNIAMLACSNPSFEVHIAGGRIRNNDCDVLGKGMETLLSSYIFDIGIYGVAGVDEDGTLLDFTDEEVQARQLIHKNSRKTFLVLDQTKFSRTAHVRGGQIGEATKVFCDGKPPTKIMEILDKSGSELILCGRDGSK; the protein is encoded by the coding sequence ATGATAACTAATTTTCGTCCCATGGATCTTTCCGAACGTCAGGCACAAATTGCGGACTTGGTGCGAGAGGAAGGATTTCTTCATGTAGATAGTTTGGCTGATCGATATAACGTCACCTCACAGACGATTAGAAGAGACCTAAATATAATTTGTGATTGTGGTTTGGGCAGGCGTCGTCACGGAGGAGTGGAGCGAATAAGTGGCTCTGGCAATCTCTCGTATCGATCCAGACAAATCCTCGCAAGAGGAGCGAAAGAGAATATTGCAGAGAAAGTTCGAGATTGTGTACCCCATCATACAACCCTAGCCTTCAGCATTGGAACAACCCCAGAAATTGTAGCAGCAACTCTTCTCAAGCATGAAAGTCTGAGAATCTTCACACATAATTTGAACATTGCAATGCTGGCCTGCTCCAATCCAAGCTTTGAAGTACATATTGCAGGAGGCAGAATTCGAAACAATGACTGTGATGTGCTGGGTAAAGGGATGGAAACACTGCTCTCCTCCTACATTTTCGACATTGGAATTTATGGAGTCGCTGGGGTAGATGAAGACGGAACTTTACTGGATTTCACAGATGAAGAGGTTCAAGCTAGACAACTGATTCATAAAAACAGTCGAAAAACGTTCTTGGTTTTAGATCAAACCAAGTTCTCACGTACTGCACATGTCAGGGGGGGACAGATCGGTGAGGCTACAAAAGTTTTTTGTGATGGAAAACCACCAACCAAAATCATGGAGATTTTGGATAAATCTGGGTCTGAATTGATTCTCTGTGGTCGAGATGGAAGCAAATGA